One region of Quercus lobata isolate SW786 chromosome 2, ValleyOak3.0 Primary Assembly, whole genome shotgun sequence genomic DNA includes:
- the LOC115977742 gene encoding neuromodulin-like: protein MGKKKPQKTKELSVAIAEASITGDEGQQQPQSQTPRKRGRPRKIIEKPESQDKKEEESESVAKEAEDTTNESQSKRVKTSEEEEEEQPKGEGSSASMGLGASKKEEDQTEKREVLPKEPPAPRSRARRKSKPRKSS from the coding sequence ATGGGCAAGAAGAAGCCTCAAAAAACGAAGGAACTTTCAGTAGCAATAGCAGAAGCTTCAATAACAGGAGATGAAGGCCAGCAACAGCCACAGTCTCAGACTCCCAGAAAGAGAGGTAGGCCTCGCAAGATCATTGAGAAACCTGAAAGccaagataaaaaagaagaagaatcagAATCAGTAGCTAAAGAAGCTGAAGACACTACTAATGAGAGTCAATCGAAGAGAGTTAAAACGagtgaggaagaagaagaagaacagccAAAAGGTGAGGGTTCTTCTGCCTCTATGGGACTGGGAGCttcaaagaaagaagaggatCAGACAGAGAAGAGGGAGGTATTACCAAAAGAGCCTCCGGCTCCAAGAAGCAGAGCTAGGCGAAAGAGTAAACCCAGAAAGAGCAGCTAG